AACCGTCAATGGCCAAATCTACTGCAAACTCAACCCCACTATCACCCATATAACTGCTCCACCAGACGCTACCACTCGAACTCAACCATGACATGAAGCAATCTCGCTGTCCGCCAAATGTACCATCGTAATAATCATAGCTACCCGAAGGATCAAGCAATGGGAAACCAGAACTGCTTTCCGTGGCACCAACAGCATAAACATGCCCATAAGAATCATACTCAACATCGTGGATAACATCCATTTGCGTTCCACCATAATAAGTTGACCACTCCAAAGAGTTTACAGGGCCACTTGTAAACTTTGTTAAAAATCCATCAATTACAAATGTAATCAGCGGGCTAAAACGATCCTTCTGGAAGCAATACCAGCATCCGTATGGATTTTGAGAAAATAGAGCCCGTCGGCTTGCCCTGTAAGATCAAGGATATAATCAGGAGATCCGATATTCGTGATACTCATAACCACCCTACCCTGCATATCAACAACCTCCAGCAACCGTATGTCCGAAGATCCGTGAAGGTTAAATACACCAGCAGATGGGTTGGGATAGACTGTGATGTCGCTTTCTGAAATAATTTCGCTTATTCCGGTTGTGTTGGCGCATGTGTCAACAAAATTACCCCCTGTCCATTTTGCAACAAAAATAACAGTATCAGGTGTGAGGTAATAAAAACCACCACTAATATATAGCTCATTGTTCATTAAAGTCATAGCACTTACAGGGTTGTTCAATCCTCCATATCCACACCAGTTCGTTCCGTCCCATGAGGCCAAATAATTCACGGTTATTCCTCCAGCGGTAATAAAGTCACCACAGACAAATAATTTATTATTAAATACGACAGCATCCTTTATTTGCCCATCAACTGGGGTCGTTCCGGCCACTCCTCCTCCAACATCCTCCCAATATGTTCCGTTCCATTTAGCAATATAATTACTCGGGCCCGGATAGGTAAATGCCCCCACAGCATATAACTCGTTATTATATTCTATGAGTTCTACGACGTCACCAAATCCTCCTGTAAATCCATTTCCTACCTGAATCCACGATGAGCCATTCCATTTGGCAACTCTATTGAAACCATTATTCGTGAACATCCCGCCAATATAAAGTTCTCCGTTAAAAACCAGAGCCGTAATAAC
This DNA window, taken from Bacteroidia bacterium, encodes the following:
- a CDS encoding T9SS type A sorting domain-containing protein — its product is MKVVPDIKRKTLFAVILQTGFLASSLNGQNWQQIGIDTFNYGPTRLYADTFSDNIYASGSFTFYGSAPFNNRAKWDGINWTPLGTEISSSSNSFLRWNNEIYSCPIVWNNKYYVAKWNGLTWDSIGRAMGPGSLSNLVSYGNDLMVTGQFSSIDGVPANSIALWNGIAWSGLPGNTMVWNGSVITALVFNGELYIGGMFTNNGFNRVAKWNGSSWIQVGNGFTGGFGDVVELIEYNNELYAVGAFTYPGPSNYIAKWNGTYWEDVGGGVAGTTPVDGQIKDAVVFNNKLFVCGDFITAGGITVNYLASWDGTNWCGYGGLNNPVSAMTLMNNELYISGGFYYLTPDTVIFVAKWTGGNFVDTCANTTGISEIISESDITVYPNPSAGVFNLHGSSDIRLLEVVDMQGRVVMSITNIGSPDYILDLTGQADGLYFLKIHTDAGIASRRIVLAR